TTTGGTGAAGCTTTGCGAATCGCCTCCTCGTCGTACATTGTTTCAAACTCCTGGGCGTCAGGACGCTCATACTGATTGGCATTGATCTTTTCCGCCACCCGATTGACGAATTCTTCCAGTTCAGGAACCGCTTGATCGGCGATCAAGGGCGATTTCCCCTTCATCGAAACCTTAAATTGCGCAACAGCGGCAGCAATTGATTTGCAATCGGTTTTGTCCAATTTGTCAAGCGCCTTTTTGAATTCGGCAATTGACGGATCGATGACCGGTCCGAGCGCACCCAGAAAGATCCAACCCTGCTTTCCGTCCTTCAATTCGACCTTTCCCCAGGGGGCCGTGATGCGTTCGTTGCGTAAAACAACCGTTTCCAGGTCCTTGGACCATTCGCCAAGGTCTTTTACTTGGTCTCCTGTTTTCAAGGAACCCAATACGGCACCTTTCATCCCGGCTGATTCCCGCAGCCGAACGTCATCGTATTTCACCTCCAGCCAAATGGGCGCGGCCTGTTCAATCGTTGCGGAAGAAGCTTGCGGATTGGCGGAGGAGTTGGAATCTTTGTTCGAACATCCTGCAAGAAACGCTCCTGACAAGAAGCAAACCGCCACAAAACCTTTGAATGCAAGTTTTACCATAGAACAAACATAGCGAGTTTCTTGGAATTTACCTTCGGATCAAGCATCGCCTCATTGGGTTCCAGATTTCGGTCCCTTGGCATTGCCCCGATGATATTAGCGCAAGGATCAAACATCCTCGTCCAGCATTCGACCGATCCAGAAAGCCGCAACCAAGGCAGCAAACGTGGAAATTGCTGTCCAAGTGAGATCTCCGGTGAAATTCATGACCATTCCTCCGACAAACAAAGGTAAAATGAGCACCAAAAGCGTGCGGAGCAAGGAATTGGAGCCATCGTCGTGTACGAT
This genomic window from Bacteroidota bacterium contains:
- a CDS encoding SH3 domain-containing protein, translated to MVKLAFKGFVAVCFLSGAFLAGCSNKDSNSSANPQASSATIEQAAPIWLEVKYDDVRLRESAGMKGAVLGSLKTGDQVKDLGEWSKDLETVVLRNERITAPWGKVELKDGKQGWIFLGALGPVIDPSIAEFKKALDKLDKTDCKSIAAAVAQFKVSMKGKSPLIADQAVPELEEFVNRVAEKINANQYERPDAQEFETMYDEEAIRKASPKVREQIEAWKACKLYLDFPEGMCVILPNPGIFDDDVAPFVSETAKKFLAQRKKELEEGWAEDGGLLISAQELADRAVFWDNFLVENPTFVSVPSIRLLARSYTVDLLLGQNNTPSLGYEDNGALEKEFKDAYEKVLKDHPKTETAHLVQEWYDLLKQSGWKRSPKTDDYATKLVGL